TTTTCCCGAATCAATATTTTATCCGATGGGATATATCATCTTAGTCAAAATCAACTGCGCGAACAAGTTGGCGGGCGAACAGACGAAAATCCACGTCCGCCAGAAATTGTTCTGGCAATCATTTAAATTTCTGACAGAGCAGTGCTTACaaaagttaaatatatattagatattattaacaCAACTGTCAAAGACAATTATATGACCCCTTatgtatatatactatattttacgAGAGTATACGTATGTATAAAGAAACACAAGATGTTTACGTAGTTCTAAGTAAAAGGCTAGATAAAAATATGTCTCTCAAGCTCACAGAAAAGACTCAGGAAAAATTGAGTTGAGGATAggattcgaattcaaaattacaaaggagatgaaacatatttaaatttcttggttttcttgtttcgcaattattgatatcttcgaagcattgaatactcgaaatgagttttaaaataaatagtttcactttaatactataacgaatgtctgaagaaactgagaataatcttttgtcacaatttttataaggattacatatcaatcgtattaaccctttgctctcagTCAGGGatgaaaaagctttgtttctcaatttacttatgatttctctttaagtgaatttcaaaaaatatcatcttcgtctaattagaaaatgttaagtatttgtAACGAAAcattcatacagtaaaaccataaaatttgatatttaatattataccttgcatAACtcgtcaatttaaaaaatattgaaataaaatagaaaatgttaaccctctgtaggcccatatAACTTtcaagtcacacatcaatatattggcatcttgttgatttattttgcaaagtggtaaataaaattaagtaatcagctAACTCAAACTACACGCTCAGACGTGATAGTTCAACGTCATCGTAACTCGAAAGTTGCAAAACATATtcgttcaatgaaattattgaaactactgAATACATTAATTCGTGTTCATActtcgatatttattaatttcattcactaATAATCATtcacaaaaattcaataattaaaatatttctagtgaaaaacttccgagcgtAAAGGATTaaacctttgaactctgtaggctccaatattgcaccagttataatattaaatattctaatgaatcaaagaaactaccctaaaattattagatttcctattattaattattagattttcattaaaacatcgaaggaatgttatagcatttttcattttcgctagagacaccataaaaattagtcgcagttgctgatagattacaaaaccatctggactgttaagggttaattacggAAAATCTACGATACCGACATTTCGAGAACTCGTTAATTGTAACGGTTCCCACGGTCCGGGAAAGAGGTCGCCGCGGAAGCCTAGAAATTGCGTATATAGGGTTTAGAGTCAGTACGCGGAGTGCGTTCGGTGCATCTGCACTAAGCGAGTGTGTGGAAATCGGAGGAATTTATACACGCGCAATGTCAAGGACTAAACTGACCACGGATCACAGTAGCCGTCGCACGACGATATCGTGCTCCTCTTAGGAAACAAATACGGCGTCGAATAATTACATAACCGCCTGATCTAGGTCTTTGACCCTGAATCTAGACTGTCCACGTGCCGCATCAGCGCGCAGGGAACGCACGAGATCACGATGTAACGTGAACAAACGTTGATGCTCGTTGCCAATTATTCTCTCGGGAATATTACAAGCATCGATGAAAAGTCGCCGCTGGTTGGTGCTGCCAAAACGAAAGAATGAAGGAAGAGGAGAATAAGGTGTTGGACGAGGAACAGTGGAAGCTCGAAGCTCAGGCTGTCATCAATGACGTGAAACAACATGTAACGGATATCAAGCTGTCGGAGGTATTGCGAAGCACGAATCAGTTCATCTATTTGAATCTGACGACATTGGAGGGTCTGAAGTTCTGCGTAGAGCTGTCGGGCGCTGGATTCACCATCGTCGGTAACCAGCACGACGACAAATCGAACGTTGGAAACCAACGTTTTGAAACGCCCTATAGTTTATTAGACTCCGTCAGCCCCCAGTACCGAAACTCCTTTGGCAATTGTCTTCTCGACAAACTGCAGAAACTGAGCGACGAACAGTGAGCAAGCTTTCAACGGTACTCGTTAACTGGTTGTTCTGACTTTCTTCTCGACGTCAACAAAGTCTACGGATGTCATTTGAAACTCTGAACGTGCAAAACGAGAAATAACCGTGATCTCGAATTCGTTGTCTATATAATTAGCTGTTCGGATCGATGGGAGTTGAAGatctttttttttaagtttcCATGTGCTGTGACGTAAACTGATCATGGTAGGGAAATTGTCTTGATCCGATCGAAGTTTATATGCACGCAGTTTCCTCTGAGTTGACGGATGTGGTCGTTGGCAAATAAATCTTGTGACAAATGAAATgcgtagttttatgtagtgatAGGTAATTATAAGACGTTAACGGAAACATGGTTCGACAGATTTTAGGAAGCCTTTGTGATAGAAGGGCCTTATAAATGCTTTTCTGAGCGATGAATTTAGTGATCTCAAATTGTATTTCGTTAATTGCGTATCAAGAAATTGTTCGCCGTTGCGATAGTTATAGAAACTCGTTTACCCCTCGAGTCATACTATCGcattggaaataatatttttctcataCTCGACGATCCTTTGTTCAAAATATCGCGTCGCAAAAGACATTTCGAATTTACCCGGTTCCGTGTCCGATAGATACGACAGTGGAATACCGACGAATCGCAGGCTACTAGAAAATATCCCTAGGAATCGAAAGATCAGTCGGTGCAAGTGGTAATATCGATTGTGTTTACCCCCTCTTCTGCGTTCGTTGCTCCATGCCCCGTTTGGCGTATTCCACTGTCCAGTTGTGAAGTAACGAAGCGGTTTCGGCGAATGTGTCGCATCGTGTGCGCGTTTCATTGTGTTTCTGAATGAGTTTATCATCGATCAAGTGCGTGAGAACGACACATTACACCGCGGAGGTTAACGTTGCAGTGCTTAGTGCGACGATGTCGAATGGTGAGCGATGACACGCCCGTAAAAAACGATAACGACGGTGATCCTTTGATTGACTAGAAACGTCCGACGGAACGGCGTAACGCGAAAGGACACCTGATTTGTGAATTTTTGTGACATTAACACCAAATGAAACATGCTTCAACCACGAGCCCCGTGCCTCCGGCGGTAACGAAGGTAAAGTGTCACCGAATGTTTCTATAAATTGATCACCAGAACACGGTGGAGATGTCTTGACAGATCGTTTGTTTTTATTCATCGCCCACACCCCGCTTCGCGATATTAACACGCGAGGGGTGGGACAATCGGTTCCTGCACTTCCTTTGAACCGATATAATTGCCAGCGATATCGTACGTATCGAGACAAGTCGCGATAGTAACGTAATATCGCGAGTTGCTGAATATCTTTCGTCGTTCATCGCGCGATATGTGTACACGCGTATTTAAAATTCTCCTGTTGACGCTTCcccgtttttttcattttgttttagcGCGAAAACGTGTTTTCGTTTAGATCGATTTTATTGGCTCGAAGACGCGGCGTTTTACGGGGATTCCTTTGCTTTCTGTATACTTTTAATTGAACGGAGCGCCGTTgttattttcattgcaaatacAAAGTTTACATAAGAAGAGTAGCAAACCGGAATTTGTGTCATTCAGTTCCAAAGGTCTTAGGTATTTTCCTGCGTGCATGCGTTTGCATTCATTACTTCTCTTTGTCGGTATCGCtaatttagaaaaaatgtatGACCCGAAGAACGCGCTACTAAATGAACTTGTTGTTAGGTCGAGAAGAGCAGTTTTGGAAAATGATAATTCAGTACTGAATTGAATGGTATACAATTATAACGATCTcagttgttattaatttttgtatatttattgtggacttttttttttaatgaatttcgaatatttaagaattgaaATTGATGTTTTTCTACTTGCTGTCACGCGTgactttcttatttattatattagtcACAGTTAAGAAGTAAGGCTGATAATCTAACTATAATAATCAGAATGATTCATCAGTTAAAGGATTGAGTTAAAGGTGATAGAATGTGAATGAAACATCTTGCATCCTTTCTCAGACCTTCTGCTAATAGGATAATATATTCCttaattgaatcatttatttgataatttatttaagGAAAAGGAGTCTCCTTACTattaattttgtgaaatttaatggAGATGCGCTTTATTGCTTAACtgtattctattaaataaatgtcactgctatgtcaattttttaatttaaaaaaatgtgtcaATAAATACTCTTATCAATGTTTAACAGTATTTTTAGtagcaaaaatatattcattgtagTTTTCAGTTAGAATATTCTATACATTATTTTTGGACAAGAACTATAATCCATGCATATATACAAGGTTCAGATTAGATAATATCACCCTTAGAGAAAATTGTAGCTTAAAATAGATATATAGAAGGCAAGCGGAATGACACTATTTGTTCTATACCCACAGAAGTACTTCTTATTTGAATGGATTTAAAATTTGAGTATAGatttaaaattgtaatgaatGTAATTAACAAGTGGGTgctgtataattttacattattaaagtaataataataataaaaaattcaggagttaatttgataattgaatatcagtgaaaatttttatacaattacatGAAAGATGAATGTTTAGACCAATTTTGATAACAATTGATAAAGCCGTCTCTTTGAGTGTACGATAAAACATGATAAAGAATGCACATTGCATTTATCCAGGTGATAAACCATGGCAACTAAATTTATGATATGATACACTACTTCAAATATTGCTACTTTGaaatatgatatatttattttattttatatcatatatcaAAATAAGTTAAGGACTCCGGatattatagaatatagaatagaGCAGGTCACATTTAGAggtagtttaatttttattatcatggTAGACAAATGAAACTTTTTCAGAATAAAGGAATGGCTAGTTTGATGGTAACAGCAACAAGTAAGAATAGTTCACGCAGTACATCACCCAACAGAGGAAATACATTGACCTCGCCTCAACAATTATCAGCCACTTTGGATCATCCTTCAAAAGCACGTAATGCTTCACTGTaagatttcattatttttagatatgccatataaatattcatatttggagcTTACATTAAGATAAaagtatttcttttctttttcttttttttcttaataatatttcacataaaagtggaaagtaatatttagaaATGATGTTTCTGGCAATACAGTATGATGATTTAgctatttaatttcagttttgcgaatatttaaaagtaaagtaaaatgatagaaatataacaaagggacaatattataaaactaaatgtaatttACAGTTCCCAAACAGGGGAGGGTAGTACAGGCAGTGGAAGTAGTGGAGGTGGAGGTAGTGTCACCATGAAAGGTAGTAGGCAAAAATCACCAGGAACGGTGATTCGAATAGGAGATGCTATGGATGAAGCAAATACCAATTTAATCACTGCCGAACCAGATGAGTTTGTGCCAAATATTCACCTACCAACTGATGATGAAGgagtatgtaatttatttattgtaaaataagtttctttttcaagcatattaaataattaagtttaATCTTAAGTAATAAGCTTGTTGACTTTAGATGTTCTATGATGaatttagtataatattaataataaaaaaggttttttttaattttaatacctcaacattatatatttaaaactacaaaattagtGTAATATTAATCTTCTAAATACAAGCAGCAATAGCAAGTAGAATCTTGTATCTTTCTATAACACTGCTTATGTAATGCGATGATGTTGTGCATGCAGTGACAATTACAATGTAATGCAAGGTCATCAACCACAACTGTATAATTAAGGTTATAGgttaagaaatgaaattgctATTTGCATAATGTTCTAAGTGGCCTTGATGTTTATGAATTCAATCTTCAAGATTTCAAACTATAATCTTGAATTAGgctttacttattattatatgtgAAGAATGTATTTTGTTAATTCTAATTCGCTTTGTACTCTTTAATGTTATAAGTATTATACacacattaataataaatatttgaacaaaattaattttatttataggaTCAGTATCATGCGACTCAAACGTTCCTATCAAATGAATCCTCTGAATTAATAACTGATGATGTTGATGCAAGTTCTGCTAGAGTTTGTCAAGCTATTGAACACATCCAAAACAAGATTGCTAAAACACGGGAGCTAATAAGAATAGAACAAACCACGCGTGATGGTAATTTTCAGTAATTAACAGTTAATTAGTACAGAGCTGATATTCATCACGAAGTAGGACATTCGTCTGATATAGAagtagaaaatctaataatagtaaaattctttcagaaaatgtaaatgaatatttaaaattagctGCTAATGCTGATAAGCAGCAGCTTACTCGAATTAAGGCAGTATTTGAAAAAAAGAATCAAAAATCAGCGCACAGTATTTCTCAATTACAGAAAAAGTTGGACAGTTATacaaaaaagttaaaaaattatgaactaAATGGAGCACCTACAAGTCATAGACAACCTAGGGAAGTACTACGTGACATGGGACAGGGGCTTAAGTAAGTCTATTCTCTTTGTTTTCATTAacttgtaaaattttaattgtagtgGTATAATAGTGTAAAGTATATACTTGTGATAgttgatatatatatttaatagcacaTATATTTGACCTAGTAAATTGAAATATAGTTGGTAATGTTAACTTCTTTGAATAGTGAAAGTGGCATAGTGTAAACTAGAAAGTAGGCTGTTTATGCGATCGCATAGTTTATCTTATctataaagtaatatatatatataacatttaataacaaaaaattagtctcatttttcaaacagaactctttcttcaattctttatttttttgttttcactCGATCTTTGTCCTGATAAATATAGAGAATCATTTCTCTATCTAATTTAAGAATCACTTCCAGAAACGTGGGTGGCAATATTAGGGATGGAATCACTGGGTTTTCAGGGTGAGTGttaatgtaaaaatagattttaaaacaatattatttaactattctcCTTTCATATCGCGTGCGCTATTGTAAATCTGTTTATAGACATTAGCATTTCACAAAGAAGATAGGTAGAGTATTTATAATAGTCACGTTGTATTCATATTCTTATATTGCTTCACACTGGTATGATGTATGTAGTATTATAAGTAAATTGGTGTTAAAATGTAACATGCATAATACATATTatctaagaaaatgttaatcttttattttatcatattcTTTATTATCACAAATATCATGCGATTGTTTTAGGACTGTTATGTCGAAGCCACGCGAATTTGCAcacttaataaaaaataaatttggaaGTGCTGATAACATAAATACATTATCACGTGagtaattgttattataaatatttctgttaactAACATGAGATTGCATACTTGTACACTTTGAAATTCTTATTTTGTTGTTTAACTTGCAAATCCAATTTCTTAAAATGTATTGATTTATGTTTTGTGTTCTACATTGCACTGTCACTAGCACAAATGCTTCATGCTAAcaagtttcaattttacaaGCATTAGTATgcacacttttatttatttactaatatatatttatgagaGAAATGATACGCGAATATATCATATACTTATCATAAATATATGGTATGTACAATCTGTATATACACTATAAATGTGACGTACGTCAgtcttaattaatttattaccgaTAATTGATGGATAAATATCCTTTAATTTTCTTGCGCTGCCACGGCAGTTGAAAGTAGTAAGTAACATTTTGGCTCAATTATTCTATCTCTCCTATAAATCTTCGTATTCTATTATGTTCCTCCCTCtacataaattgtaaatattctatttcatattatacgTACAACATGTGTTTTGATTTGTCTACAAACTTTGCtacttaattttcaatattgtctccaattttccattttaaacaattcaaaACATAATTCTATTTATACCCACATAATCTACACAACAATTTTAACATCAGAGTATTGTATTCACATATTTCATgaacacaatatttttattactattttgtgTTATTTACTAATTTTGCCTTGTATTTTAGTGGCttccataaattaaaaatttgcttCTTTTTAATGTTGGTTATCCAATACATCTACAGAATACATACTCAGAatgtaatttcaaaagaaagaaaGTACACGATGAAAGTAATTTCTATAGCAATGGATTTGGGAACATATCACATACACACtagtaaaattatttctaaattttaaatagtcACAGTACTgataactttaaaaaattaatcaattacatAGGATGACAAGAACATTTTACTATGAAAGATCAAACTAAACACGATAGTTGTTAACAAAGGCGAATAATTTAGTATTGGATAACATTCTAACATGCGACGTCTGTGTCTCTGCAGATGGCTCGACTTTTTATGTAAACGATACACCGCGTGCAGGTAATGGAGATAACGCTAGTGTTGAAGATGATAAGACGCATCATGGATCAGCTACACTTCCTGGTGGCTGTAGTTTGGGATCAACTCATAGCGCAGCGGCAATGAAATTTCCATCGGAAGAAGGTTCAGAGTGCTCTAGTGTTACAAGTGAAAGTGGACCTGGGAGTAGAGGACAAGCACACACGTGCGACAGTAATAACGCTGGACTTAATCTTAAATCTATATTCTTAGAACTACAAGAATACAGGGAAAGTTTTGATAGGATGAGGGAAAAATTGGAAGAATTGAAGGTTTGTCTTTTTTCTTCGTATACAATCAGAAAAGGGTTCATTGCGCGCGTATTAGTCACGGTTGATTTCCTAATCAACTAATTTTAGAATTTACAACAAGAGGTGGCATTTCTTTCCCATGCATTGCAAGAGGAACGGTTTAGAAGTGAGCGTCTGGAAGAACAAATTAATGATCTAACCGAATTGCATCAAAATGAAGTAGAAAACTTGAAGCAAACAATAACAGATACAGAAGAAAAAGTGCAATACCAAAGTGAAGATCGTTTAAGAGACATACATGAAATGTTGGAGAGTTGTcaaacaaaaatttgtaaaatggaacaccaacaacaacaacaccagTATGTCAGTCTTGAAGGTGTAGATAGTAGCAATACGAGGGCATTAGATGTAAAACTCGTAAATGTAGTATTAACAGTGTTGCAAGTTATTCTACTTCTTGTTGCAACATGTGCTGGTATAATGATGCCTTTTCTAAGGACCAGGTATAGttatttcttattatcaatgttttcttctcttataattataaataaaaagttatcAATTAAACGGTGtggaaaaattaaagaatttttactaataattcatattttttgtgCATTCATGCTACATCCATTGTTGCTGGCATTTTAGTTTCTCATATACATGCATTCATAATCCTTCATCACGTTACAATGCCATCAATTTTTGTTTGCGCATTCATTGTTGTATTTTGTTTTCACATCTCTGTTGCAGCTGTACTAAGCCTCATTGTTTCATGTGCAGGGTGCGCATATTAACGACAACATTAGTTGTGTTGGGCATAGTATTCGTGCTCAAACAATGGCCTGAGGTACACGACGTTGGCAGTCACCTCATGCGCCATCTTAAACAGACGCTCACCGAGATGATTAGACGTTAAGTAGCATCGTAAGTAAATTATTATCGTGCTAATCTATTTACGGAATAAACGGAGCGTAAGATAATTTTgcaagaaatataaaagtatgaacaTATCATGGATATCTTCAAACAgttcaatttcaatattcgatttcaatgaGATCGATTTCAACTTCGAGGTATAGCGAGTACATGAGATTCATTTTAGGGTGGTATGCGTAAAATTTACTATGCCCTGTGATGAAGAAAAGTTGTACACAATGATCAACATTTTGGATCCGTTTATCAGTGCTGTAGTTTTGGAGCAATAATAGTAGGTATATGCGCAGACGACTTTATATCTATACTAGAAGGTAACGATGTGCTGAGGTAGTGAACTCAGCAGAACTTTAAACAAAGAACTGTGTCCTCGCGGATCCGTT
This genomic window from Nomia melanderi isolate GNS246 chromosome 9, iyNomMela1, whole genome shotgun sequence contains:
- the LOC116432786 gene encoding GSK3-beta interaction protein; amino-acid sequence: MKEEENKVLDEEQWKLEAQAVINDVKQHVTDIKLSEVLRSTNQFIYLNLTTLEGLKFCVELSGAGFTIVGNQHDDKSNVGNQRFETPYSLLDSVSPQYRNSFGNCLLDKLQKLSDEQ